From one Lolium rigidum isolate FL_2022 chromosome 4, APGP_CSIRO_Lrig_0.1, whole genome shotgun sequence genomic stretch:
- the LOC124707357 gene encoding protein RNA-directed DNA methylation 3-like has translation MLRIRKGPLKGYLCRVIRIFRNDVTVKLDSLLKIVTVQAEFLSVPTKRGDNSCSAPSSSFGNHDTSFLGSETAKTSWDNGFTSLGSDSWQPSSSAFPAQNADGEAEVDPWCKKPTSADGDSDPWGNSTTQKESSSDDAWGKPAGGSSGFDAGGSSWGGAAVNKDSEKSDNWGEACKVVDMATGGDTDPWGSKVKVVKEADSWGNLPGPPEKEEDGQGWGQPFGKSNQDQEKGTGSKDTDKSGSWDTAVAIRVGSDDDAWAKSDALPVAQDDAWGKKSKDTNGDQAAEWNKAGSSDQLGGSDWSTPKFSGGAGSSSWNKGEAVGGDSQNSTWSRPAGNFEAGRGFGQGRGRGRGRESGDSGGRNDQESWKGSWDNDNSAKPSWRSGTQVDNEVGDSGGYRGRGRGQYGGRGRGRDNGGRNGNGGGSEFGRERSSGDTPNWGNSQPWSGSEGTKTCDENQTSTWNCSEDKKLSGGEEDDPWGSKVVTKGEQDDPWGSKVVTKGQEKQNDAWSSKVTSTAGAENNDGWNTKAKELSCSLGSKSENAASGEEGRDDPWSSKIVSTPKGKEQETDPWASKVSSTAAVEKADTWGNGNGGSWNTSGSSVGHQESSWGKPSSSSGDQEPAWKKPNYGDDKTGFGRGGFGAGNRGRGRGRFGDSSWDGGSNINDGSGGERSEGGRGRGRGRFGRGDRNQGNNFGSGDRDGGSWSSGRGNGGRGGGYRNSNDNNEGRSSSQDGGGGWSQSTDWNASKKGNTEGDQAFSQGNSSWGSDKNDSWGAPKPSGGGDQAGKKDGNNTWNQNKPPSGGGSSILGQPPSGGGSSILGQWGGPPGDTTAGRGGGSVGGGSWGNNEEKSSWGSDKNDSWGAPKPSGRDEAGKKDGNNTWSQSKPSSGSGSSILGQWGAPPGDTTAGGGGSWGKSSDDGWNSSKGTGGSEGGSRKEGSSDKAEGSGSQGGGGGSSWDKAGGGGWDSSNKGGDAGSGGGGW, from the exons ATGCTCCGTATACGGAAGGGTCCTTTGAAGGGCTATCTCTGCCGTGTAATTCGGATATTCCGAAATGATGTAACTGTTAAGCTAGATTCTTTGCTGAAGATAGTTACAG TGCAAGCAGAGTTTCTCTCAGTCCCGACTAAAAGGGG GGATAACTCATGTAGTGCTCCATCTAGTTCTTTTGGAAATCATGATACATCATTTTTGG GTTCAGAAACAGCCAAAACCTCATGGGACAATGGATTTACATCTCTTGGCag TGATTCTTGGCAACCTTCAAGTTCTGCATTTCCAGCCCAGAATGCAG ATGGAGAAGCAGAAGTTGATCCTTGGTGTAAGAAACCAACATCTGCTGATGGTGATTCTGATCCATGGGGCAATAGCACTACACAAAAGGAAAGCTCCAGTGACGATGCATGGGGTAAACCAGCTGGAGGTAGTAGTGGATTTGATGCTGGTGGCAGCTCTTGGGGTGGAGCAGCAGTCAACAAGGATAGTGAAAAGAGTGACAACTGGGGTGAAGCATGCAAGGTGGTGGACATGGCAACTGGTGGTGACACAGATCCTTGGGGCAGTAAGGTTAAAGTAGTTAAGGAAGCAGATAGTTGGGGAAACTTGCCAGGGCCACCAGAGAAGGAAGAGGACGGTCAAGGATGGGGCCAACCTTTTGGCAAGTCAAACCAAGATCAAGAAAAAGGGACAGGATCGAAAGACACAGACAAGAGTGGGTCTTGGGATACTGCTGTTGCTATTCGTGTCGGCTCGGATGATGATGCCTGGGCTAAGTCTGATGCTTTGCCTGTTGCTCAAGATGATGCCTGGGGGAAGAAGTCAAAAGACACCAATGGTGACCAAGCAGCTGAGTGGAACAAAGCTGGATCATCAGaccaacttggtggcagtgattggagtacaCCAAAATTTTCTGGGGGTGCTGGTTCATCAAGCTGGAACAAGGGAGAGGCAGTTGGGGGAGATAGTCAGAATAGCACCTGGAGCAGACCTGCTGGAAACTTTGAAGCTGGGCGTGGGTTTGGGCAAGGACGTGGGAGAGGCCGGGGCCGGGAATCTGGGGATTCGGGTGGCAGAAATGACCAAGAAAGCTGGAAGGGATCATGGGATAATGACAATTCTGCAAAGCCCTCTTGGAGGTCTGGTACACAGGTAGATAACGAAGTTGGAGATTCTGGTGGATACAGGGGAAGAGGAAGGGGCCAATATGGaggacgagggagaggaagagacaATGGTGGGAGAAATGGAAATGGAGGCGGCTCTGAGTTTGGAAGGGAAAGGAGCAGTGGTGATACACCAAACTGGGGAAACAGTCAGCCTTGGAGTGGCAGTGAAGGCACCAAGACATGCGATGAAAATCAGACTTCCACCTGGAACTGCTCGGAGGATAAAAAACTGTCTGGAG GTGAAGAAGATGATCCTTGGGGGAGCAAGGTGGTTACAAAAG GTGAACAAGATGATCCTTGGGGGAGCAAGGTGGTTACAAAAG GCCAAGAGAAACAAAATGATGCTTGGTCAAGTAAGGTGACTTCGACTGCAGGTGCCGAGAACAATGATGGCTGGAACACAAAGGCGAAAGAGTTATCCTGCAGCCTTGGGTCTAAGTCGGAGAATGCTGCATCTG GTGAAGAAGGACGAGATGATCCTTGGTCAAGCAAGATTGTTTCTACTCCTAAAG GCAAGGAACAAGAAACTGATCCCTGGGCAAGCAAAGTATCTTCTACTGCAGCAGTGGAAAAAGCTGACACCTGGGGCAATGGAAATGGAGGGAGTTGGAACACTTCTGGTTCCTCTGTTGGGCATCAGGAATCTTCTTGGGGCAAACCAAGCTCCTCAAGTGGAGATCAAGAGCCAGCTTGGAAGAAGCCAAATTATGGTGATGATAAGACTGGATTCGGTAGGGGTGGATTCGGAGCTGGGAATCGAGGCAGAGGGAGAGGAAGGTTTGGGGACTCGTCATGGGATGGAGGAAGTAACATAAATGATGGATCAGGTGGAGAAAGGTCTGAAGGTGGCAGAGGAAGAGGTAGAGGGCGTTTTGGTAGAGGTGATCGCAATCAAGGCAACAACTTTGGGTCAGGAGACAGGGATGGAGGCAGTTGGAGCTCTGGCAGGGGAAACGGAGGCCGAGGTGGTGGTTACAGAAACTCGAAtgacaacaatgagggaaggtccTCCAgtcaagatggtggtggtggttggtcTCAGTCGACGGACTGGAATGCCAGCAAAAAGGGAAACACCGAAGGAGATCAAGCTTTTTCACAAGGCAACTCCAGCTGGGGAAGTGACAAAAATGATAGCTGGGGAGCTCCGAAGCCATCTGGTGGAGGTGATCAGGCAGGAAAGAAGGATGGAAACAACACCTGGAATCAAAACAAGCCACCTTCTGGCGGTGGATCATCTATCCTGGGCCAGCCACCTTCTGGCGGTGGATCATCTATCCTGGGCCAGTGGGGTGGTCCACCTGGCGACACTACTGCTGGCAGAGGTGGAGGATCTGTTGGGGGAGGATCGTGGGGAAACAACGAAGAAAAGTCCAGCTGGGGGAGTGACAAAAATGATAGCTGGGGAGCGCCAAAACCATCCGGTAGAGATGAGGCAGGCAAGAAGGATGGAAACAACACCTGGAGTCAAAGCAAGCCATCTTCTGGCAGTGGATCCTCCATCCTAGGTCAGTGGGGTGCTCCTCCTGGTGACACTACAGCAGGCGGAGGAGGATCATGGGGAAAGAGCAGTGATGATGGCTGGAATTCGTCAAAAGGAACTGGAGGTTCAG AAGGTGGTTCTAGGAAGGAAGGATCTTCGGACAAGGCCGAAGGGAGCGGGAGCCAAGGAGGCGGTGGTGGCAGTTCCTGGGACAAGGCAGGTGGTGGTGGATGGGACAGCAGCAACAAGGGTGGGGATGctggcagtggtggtggtgggtggtaA
- the LOC124707358 gene encoding protein RNA-directed DNA methylation 3-like — translation MAVTGKGKQLASDAPGASASGTKRRLGGGGAGAGPSSSSYKAAAKRGRREGVLQFFDDVAGVDDEYEEEDEPESEEDFDDDDGFVPEPPRKSDNNRRAERSHPLPFLGHVKEEELSGDELEEFVRQRYSSRVRHAGHGGSAQYDDAEDEEFTHLNEPIIWRVKCMVGRERQMAFCLMQKFVDLKKYGTKVPIISAFSLDHVRGFVFVEAEKACDVTEACKGFCNVYVSRSSPVPAAEVPSLLSPRAKPAGVSPGTWVRMKAGNYKGDLAQVVGADDGRKRVLIKLIPRVDLRAIAKKFGGAISLKGAPVPEPRLISSQELELFAPHIERKRDRQTGDVFEVLDSLMFKDGFLYKRVALSSLIYWGIQPTDTERVKFSSSPSTKTSADDMDWVSSVYGQKKRNVSREPDMNPSSSSKDKCSKASNLKGSSSSNLKGSSSAENYDDDGDGEDDQFHLHDLVLFGRKDFGVIIAVEKDGFKILKGGPEGTAVTVRKQDINRGCVDKMFTAVDHQKKTISMNDTVKVLEGPVEGKQGVVKHLYMGILFIYNESESENGGYFCAQCGSCENIKKRRELTNSEDSPIPMFSDSGFIPSEQNEQRSNERPYRAPREQLFS, via the exons ATGGCGGTCACGGGGAAGGGCAAGCAGCTCGCCTCCGACGCCCCGGGCGCCTCCGCCTCCGGCACCAAGCgccgcctcggcggcggcggcgccggcgcgggcccctcctcctcctcctacaaaGCCGCCGCCAAGCGCGGCCGCCGCGAGGGCGTCCTCCAGTTCTTCGACGACGTCGCCGGCGTCGACGACGagtacgaggaggaggacgagcccGAGTCCGAGGAGGacttcgacgacgacgacg GTTTCGTTCCTGAGCCACCGAGAAAAAGCGATAACAACAGAAGGGCCGAAAGATCACACCCTCTTCCATTTCTCGGGCATGTGAAGGAAGAGGAGCTGAGCGGCGACGAACTCGAGGAGTTCGTCAGGCAGCGCTACTCTAGTCGTGTGAGACATGCCGGTCATGGTGGCTCTGCCCAGTATGACGACGCGGAGGATGAGGAGTTCACCCATTTGAACGAGCCTATTATCTGGAGAGTCAAAtgcatg GTTGGGCGTGAGCGGCAAATGGCTTTCTGCCTCATGCAGAAGTTCGTTGACCTGAAGAAGTATGGCACAAAAGTGCCAATTATCTCGGCGTTCTCACTTGACCATGTGAGAGGATTTGTTTTTGTTGAAGCTGAGAAGGCGTGTGATGTTACAGAG GCATGCAAAGGATTTTGCAATGTTTATGTAAGCCGAAGCAGTCCTGTTCCTGCAGCTGAAGTTCCTAGCTTGCTATCACCTCGTGCAAAACCAGCTGGAGTCTCTCCAGGCACATGGGTGCGCATGAAAGCTGGAAATTATAAAGGAGATCTAGCACAG GTTGTCGGTGCGGATGATGGGCGGAAAAGGGTGTTGATAAAGCTTATACCAAGAGTTGATCTCCGAGCTATTGCGAAAAAATTT GGCGGTGCAATTTCCCTAAAAGGAGCTCCAGTTCCAGAACCACGACTAATCAGTTCACAGGAGCTAGA GCTCTTTGCACCTCATATTGAGAGGAAGCGTGATCGTCAGACTGGTGATGTTTTTGAAGTGCTTGATAGTTTGATGTTCAAAGATGGTTTCCTGTATAAGAGAGTTGCACTTAGTTCTTTGATTTACTGGGGGATACAACCAACGGATACTGAGCGTGTCAAGTTCTCTTCTAGTCCAAGCACTAAAACTTCTGCTGATGACATGGATTGGGTCTCCAGCGTTTATGGTCAGAAGAAAAGGAACGTGTCCAGAGAGCCTGATATGAATCCATCATCATCTTCTAAAGACAAGTGCTCCAAGGCATCAAATCTTAAAGGTTCCAGTTCTTCAAATCTTAAAGGTTCCAGTTCTGCAGAAAattatgatgatgatggtgatggcgaggaTGATCAATTCCATCTCCATGATCTTGTACTTTTTGG GCGAAAAGATTTTGGGGTGATTATTGCTGTTGAAAAAGATGGTTTTAAG ATTTTAAAGGGTGGTCCTGAAGGAACCGCTGTGACAGTTAGAAAGCAGGATATTAACAGAGGATGCGTAGACAAAATGTTTACAGCTGTTGACCATCAGAAGAAGACAATATCCATGAATGACACAGTTAAAGTTCTGGAAGGACCAGTTGAG GGTAAGCAAGGAGTTGTTAAACACTTGTACATGGGAATACTCTTTATATATAATGAAAGTGAAAGTGAGAACGGCGGATATTTCTGTGCCCAATGTGGGTCATGTGAAAATATCAAGAAAAGGAGGGAACTGACAAATTCG GAGGATAGTCCAATTCCCATGTTCTCGGACTCGGGTTTTATACCATCTGAGCAAAATGAACAACGTAGCA ACGAAAGGCCTTATAGGGCACCCAGAGAACAACTCTTCTCA